CCTCGATAACCGAACTCCAACCACAGTGAGTTAAGAAACCCCCAACCGACGAGTGACCCAGTATCTTAAGTTGAGGGGCCCAACCCCTCCACACCAAACCGCGGTCACCCACCCGAGTTTGAAACTCGGGTGGAATAATATCCGCACCCAACATGCCTTCCACTAATGGGCGATTGTTGACCACCCAAATAAAAGGCAACCCGGATTTCTCTATTCCATGAGCTAACTCGTGCATCAACTCTTGACTCAGAGTCACCTCAGTACCGAGTGCGATGTAAATCACTgatttctctttcttattgTCGAGCCACTCTCTCAACACTTCCCActtctcatccacctgatcatcAGCGCCACCGTGCTGACGTGGCACTGAGCTGGGTGGCAACAACCCTAGTGGAACAACGGGTTTGCCGTACAGTTTCCTGAGTAAACTGACTGAGTCGGATTCGAACTCGGGAGAGCTCCTCATGGTCACCAAGTTACAATATTGAATCGCATCCGCGAGCCTCTGAAAATCGGAGACCTCGTCGTCCATGCAGTCCCAGTGGCTGACCATCTCATGGAGCTTAAAAGCAACATTAGAAGGAAAGTCAACCCATTTCGGCACAACCGTGAATTCCTCCGGCCGCTGGCGTTGACCTCCGCGTAGCTCAGAGGGAGGGCCAAAGAAAGCCAATGAAGTGGCATTGGAGATGTTGAAGTAAACCGAGTTGATTCCGAGCTGAGTCGCGACTCGGGGTAGCCAATGGCAAATGATGTCATGGATGACCCAGTTGACGTCCGAGTGTTGGAGGAAATGCGTGAGTGGAGGCTGGAGCAAGTCGTAGGCTTTTTTGAGGTAAGGGACTTTGT
The window above is part of the Prunus persica cultivar Lovell unplaced genomic scaffold, Prunus_persica_NCBIv2 scaffold_192, whole genome shotgun sequence genome. Proteins encoded here:
- the LOC18784546 gene encoding UDP-glycosyltransferase 91C1 gives rise to the protein MDNEDNQKLHIAMFPWLAYGHITPFLEVSKFLAQKGHRVSFISTPKNIQRLLKSSLSPLITFVELPLSAIEGLPQSTESTSELPIHKVPYLKKAYDLLQPPLTHFLQHSDVNWVIHDIICHWLPRVATQLGINSVYFNISNATSLAFFGPPSELRGGQRQRPEEFTVVPKWVDFPSNVAFKLHEMVSHWDCMDDEVSDFQRLADAIQYCNLVTMRSSPEFESDSVSLLRKLYGKPVVPLGLLPPSSVPRQHGGADDQVDEKWEVLREWLDNKKEKSVIYIALGTEVTLSQELMHELAHGIEKSGLPFIWVVNNRPLVEGMLGADIIPPEFQTRVGDRGLVWRGWAPQLKILGHSSVGGFLTHCGWSSVI